A genome region from Paenibacillus pabuli includes the following:
- the pheA gene encoding prephenate dehydratase, with the protein MKRIAVLPEGSVSHEAVDFLFNGEPLELLHSKLISDVFRATDSGKSQYSVIPIENTIEGSVSLHMDWLVNEVDIPMQAEWVYPSIQNVIGHGSEFSDGSGAYDFSKITKIMSHPVAIPQCQNFIRLHSPDAELEGVNSTAEAVELVKKNPGKGWAAIGTRLAAQKHGLDIMAERVTDHDNNYTRFVLIGHEPVQIQREPDHVKTSLLVTLPEDAPGALHQVLSAFAWRKLNLTRLESRPTKKRLGSYYFYIDVEETVESVLLTAAMAEIEALNCQVRVLGSYPCYTYPSLKTT; encoded by the coding sequence ATGAAACGAATTGCCGTATTACCTGAAGGCTCCGTTTCCCATGAAGCTGTAGATTTTCTGTTTAATGGGGAACCGCTGGAACTGCTTCATTCCAAACTGATTTCTGATGTTTTTCGTGCCACGGATAGTGGGAAGTCGCAATATAGCGTCATTCCCATTGAAAATACAATTGAAGGCTCTGTTAGTTTGCATATGGACTGGCTGGTTAACGAAGTGGATATTCCAATGCAAGCGGAGTGGGTATATCCTTCCATACAGAATGTGATCGGACATGGCTCCGAGTTCTCTGACGGGAGCGGTGCATACGACTTCAGCAAAATTACCAAGATCATGTCTCATCCGGTAGCCATTCCGCAGTGCCAGAACTTTATCCGTCTTCATTCCCCGGACGCTGAGCTTGAAGGCGTTAATAGTACAGCAGAAGCGGTTGAATTGGTGAAAAAGAATCCCGGAAAAGGCTGGGCCGCTATTGGCACCCGACTTGCTGCACAAAAGCATGGATTGGATATCATGGCTGAACGGGTGACTGATCATGATAACAATTACACCCGCTTTGTACTTATTGGTCATGAGCCAGTGCAGATTCAACGTGAGCCGGATCATGTAAAAACGAGTTTGCTGGTGACTTTGCCCGAAGATGCACCTGGTGCTCTGCATCAGGTATTGTCTGCATTTGCCTGGAGAAAGCTGAATTTGACTAGGCTGGAGTCTCGTCCTACGAAGAAACGGCTGGGCAGTTACTATTTTTATATCGATGTCGAGGAAACCGTAGAGTCCGTATTGCTCACAGCAGCCATGGCTGAGATCGAGGCATTGAATTGTCAGGTCCGTGTTCTGGGCAGCTATCCCTGTTATACATATCCTTCATTGAAAACCACTTGA
- the ilvE gene encoding branched-chain-amino-acid transaminase gives MAEQWIYLDGQYVTKENATVSVYDHGFLYGDGIFEGIRIYNGNIFRCKAHLDRLYDSAKSISLNIPLSYDEMLEVMAETVRRNDMRNGYIRLIVSRGPGNLGLDPLRCPKASVIIIVEQLAIYPEEAYLTGLKAVSVSQRRNIPDALNPKIKSLNYLNNILVKIQSNYAGVGEAIMLNSQGYVTEGSSDNIFIIKNGVVYTPPCYLGALEGITRQAIIDLCGELDLELKEVPFTLHDVYIADEVFFTGTAAEVIAAYEVDGRTIGSGVAGPVTLRLLEAFRQIVDKDGYKVWEA, from the coding sequence ATGGCAGAACAGTGGATTTATTTGGATGGTCAATATGTAACCAAGGAGAACGCAACCGTTTCCGTGTATGATCACGGCTTTTTGTACGGAGACGGAATTTTCGAAGGTATCCGAATTTATAACGGTAATATCTTTAGATGCAAAGCGCATTTGGACCGCTTGTATGATTCGGCAAAATCGATCAGTTTGAACATTCCTTTATCCTATGATGAAATGCTGGAAGTTATGGCAGAAACAGTGCGCCGCAACGATATGCGTAACGGCTACATCCGTCTGATCGTATCTCGTGGACCTGGTAATTTGGGTCTGGATCCGCTGCGCTGTCCGAAAGCGTCTGTTATTATTATTGTGGAGCAGCTGGCTATTTATCCTGAGGAAGCGTATCTTACGGGGTTAAAGGCCGTATCTGTATCCCAACGCCGTAATATTCCGGATGCACTCAATCCCAAAATTAAATCGTTGAATTATTTGAATAACATACTTGTTAAAATTCAGTCCAACTATGCAGGTGTTGGTGAGGCGATCATGCTGAATTCACAAGGTTATGTGACTGAGGGTTCAAGTGACAACATCTTTATTATCAAAAATGGGGTAGTCTATACGCCGCCTTGTTACCTCGGAGCTCTGGAAGGAATTACGCGTCAGGCGATCATCGATCTGTGTGGTGAACTCGATCTGGAGCTAAAAGAAGTTCCGTTTACCCTGCATGATGTATACATCGCTGACGAAGTCTTTTTCACGGGAACAGCCGCAGAAGTCATCGCTGCATATGAGGTTGATGGAAGAACCATTGGATCGGGTGTAGCAGGCCCAGTCACATTGAGATTGCTTGAAGCGTTCCGTCAAATTGTAGATAAAGACGGTTATAAGGTTTGGGAAGCTTAA
- the thrB gene encoding homoserine kinase, translating into MSLQQSVTVKVPASTANLGPGFDTLGMALSLYAWIEMKPSEQTVFHLYGDHLNGLPTDKSNLIYEVAQMVFNEAGVSVPELEISMVSDIPLTRGLGSSASAIVGALAAANALIGSPLSDDKLMDMATSLEKHPDNVGASLYGGIIAAAWDGSRVDHIRIEPHQDLQTLVIVPDFELSTSKARNVIPQQFDKSDVVHNISRSSLLVAALASGRLDMIQRAMLDRIHQPYRASLVPGMTEILEHAVQHGALGAALSGAGPTVLTLVDRHDPRKAELEQYLMKTMSHEDINATSLWLDPDLDGVTVLPDQDERPFLDRIKGEVNA; encoded by the coding sequence ATGAGTTTGCAGCAAAGTGTTACAGTAAAAGTACCTGCAAGTACAGCCAATCTGGGTCCAGGGTTCGATACCCTGGGCATGGCATTGTCTTTGTATGCCTGGATTGAGATGAAGCCGTCTGAACAGACAGTTTTTCATCTGTATGGAGATCATTTGAATGGTTTGCCAACGGATAAATCCAATCTAATCTACGAAGTCGCACAGATGGTATTCAATGAAGCAGGTGTATCTGTTCCTGAACTGGAGATTTCGATGGTTTCGGATATTCCTCTTACCCGCGGACTGGGAAGCAGCGCATCTGCCATAGTTGGTGCACTGGCTGCCGCGAACGCATTAATTGGTTCTCCGCTATCAGATGATAAGTTAATGGATATGGCTACTTCGCTCGAAAAGCACCCGGATAATGTGGGGGCTTCTCTATATGGGGGGATCATTGCGGCTGCGTGGGATGGCAGTCGTGTGGATCACATCCGTATTGAGCCGCACCAGGATTTACAGACGTTGGTCATTGTGCCAGACTTCGAACTATCGACTTCAAAAGCAAGAAATGTCATCCCGCAGCAATTTGACAAGTCGGATGTCGTGCATAATATCAGCAGGTCTTCCCTGTTGGTTGCAGCGCTGGCAAGCGGGCGACTGGATATGATACAAAGGGCTATGCTCGATCGTATTCACCAACCATATCGGGCATCTTTGGTACCCGGCATGACTGAAATTTTGGAACATGCTGTACAACATGGCGCTTTGGGGGCTGCACTAAGTGGAGCTGGACCAACCGTTCTGACATTGGTGGATCGGCATGATCCTCGCAAAGCCGAGCTGGAACAGTATTTGATGAAGACTATGAGTCATGAAGACATTAATGCAACGTCACTATGGCTGGATCCGGACCTGGACGGTGTAACCGTTCTGCCTGATCAAGATGAACGTCCTTTTTTGGACAGAATTAAAGGGGAAGTTAATGCATGA
- the thrC gene encoding threonine synthase, producing the protein MRYQGLLQTYKEYLPVNENTPMLTLQEGNTPLIHAENLSKELGLNLYFKYEGLNPSGSFKDRGMVMAVAKAMEEGSRTIMCASTGNTSAAAAAYAARGGLNCIVLIPNNNIALGKLAQAMIYGAKVIAINGNFDRALEIVREITAKHPITLVNSVNPYRIEGQKTAAFEVVDQLGQAPDVLAIPVGNAGNISAYWKGFKEYKEAGKSDSLPRMVGFEAEGAMAIVKGEPILEPETVATAIRIGNPASWKTAVTAAEESGGQINYVTDEEILTAYRTIAAREGIFAEPASAASVAGVYKLKEEGYFKGGETVVCVLTGHGLKDPNIAIKTVATEPLVVDDSEEAVMSAIAQLEQQSV; encoded by the coding sequence GCTTCAGGAAGGAAACACTCCACTGATTCATGCCGAAAATCTGTCCAAGGAACTTGGACTTAATTTATATTTTAAATACGAAGGCTTGAACCCAAGTGGTTCTTTTAAAGACCGGGGAATGGTGATGGCTGTAGCGAAAGCGATGGAAGAGGGCAGCCGTACGATCATGTGTGCCTCTACAGGTAATACTTCAGCTGCTGCAGCTGCATATGCGGCACGTGGTGGTCTGAACTGTATCGTCTTGATCCCTAACAATAATATCGCATTGGGCAAACTGGCTCAGGCCATGATCTACGGGGCCAAAGTGATTGCGATTAATGGTAACTTTGACCGTGCACTTGAAATTGTACGTGAGATTACAGCGAAGCACCCAATCACACTGGTGAACTCTGTGAACCCTTACCGCATTGAAGGTCAAAAAACCGCTGCATTTGAAGTGGTTGATCAATTGGGCCAAGCACCTGATGTACTTGCAATCCCTGTCGGCAATGCAGGGAACATCTCTGCTTACTGGAAAGGCTTCAAAGAATACAAAGAGGCGGGGAAATCGGACTCCTTGCCACGGATGGTTGGGTTCGAAGCAGAAGGCGCGATGGCAATCGTTAAGGGGGAGCCGATTCTTGAGCCAGAGACTGTGGCGACTGCGATCCGCATCGGTAACCCAGCTAGCTGGAAGACCGCTGTAACCGCGGCTGAAGAGTCTGGTGGACAGATCAATTATGTAACGGACGAGGAAATCTTGACAGCATATCGTACGATTGCAGCACGGGAAGGTATCTTCGCTGAACCGGCATCGGCCGCTTCGGTTGCAGGAGTATATAAATTGAAAGAGGAAGGATACTTTAAAGGCGGAGAGACGGTTGTATGTGTCTTGACGGGTCATGGTTTAAAAGATCCGAACATCGCGATCAAAACGGTAGCAACAGAGCCGCTTGTAGTAGATGATTCGGAAGAAGCAGTTATGTCAGCTATTGCACAGCTGGAGCAGCAATCCGTATGA